The Sinomicrobium kalidii genome contains a region encoding:
- a CDS encoding RagB/SusD family nutrient uptake outer membrane protein gives MKIKYIITLFAIALMSSCDKDFMNPDSLSTFDKDYIYSNVDDARNGVNSIYSHFNQDAFRSRLSNNMTGNTDIEHQSGWTSNGDRYQIWNLDALDSNRDLNIVWTYAYRAIRDANIAIDGITNSDVLVNGDDTDIQTMMQLLGEAYTLRAYWYSMLIYYFGDVPYVTEAPVAGQDFNLPKTDRNEILSGEIEALMNVEEDMRWADETRYGIEQVNREYTLGMIARLALQRGGYFLKPDLTQDRKSDYLEYYQIARDYTKKLIDLKDRPLPEDFRQVFLNQCKFISPLNEDILFEVPFPMGSGDVAWNIGIRVEGGTDALHDYGSGGNYMAMPVTYYMSFDSDDKRREVTCGLYMITKEFTIDFVNSPMNISQGKWSRHFLSEPPGPSTAKGTGINWPMMRYPDVLLMFAEAENELNGPTAAAQEALKRVRQRAFAPEVWTEKVDNYVAQAAASKTAFFDAIVDERAWEFGGEMIRKYELIRWGIYAEKVQETVEGLKKMAGDANNGTGDGPDYMYWKVNESGDFEVLNPDFKVVAPPDDTWNRTAFLLDLHDDTTTYDEWITRDWENYINGPAGSGVVRYIFPIPNEAIENSRGTLSNNGYGF, from the coding sequence ATGAAAATAAAATATATAATCACATTATTTGCCATAGCATTAATGAGTTCCTGCGACAAGGATTTCATGAACCCCGATTCGCTCTCTACATTCGATAAAGATTATATTTATTCCAATGTGGACGATGCGAGAAATGGTGTAAACTCCATATACTCACACTTTAATCAGGATGCTTTCCGGTCCAGGCTGTCCAACAACATGACCGGAAATACCGATATTGAACACCAGTCCGGATGGACCAGCAATGGCGATCGTTACCAGATATGGAACCTCGATGCCCTGGACAGTAACCGCGACCTGAACATTGTATGGACCTATGCATACCGGGCCATCAGGGATGCCAATATAGCTATCGACGGCATTACCAACAGTGATGTATTGGTCAATGGCGACGATACCGATATACAAACCATGATGCAGCTTTTAGGAGAGGCCTACACCCTGAGGGCCTACTGGTACAGTATGCTCATCTATTATTTTGGGGATGTACCCTATGTGACCGAAGCCCCCGTAGCCGGTCAGGATTTTAACCTTCCCAAAACAGACAGGAACGAGATACTCAGTGGTGAAATAGAGGCATTGATGAATGTTGAAGAGGATATGCGCTGGGCCGATGAAACCCGGTACGGCATAGAGCAGGTCAACAGGGAATACACCCTGGGGATGATCGCCCGGCTGGCCCTGCAAAGAGGAGGCTATTTCCTGAAACCCGACCTTACCCAGGACCGGAAAAGCGATTACCTGGAATATTACCAGATTGCCCGCGATTATACTAAGAAACTGATCGACCTCAAGGACCGCCCGCTACCGGAAGATTTCAGGCAGGTGTTCCTTAATCAGTGTAAGTTTATTTCCCCGCTCAACGAAGACATCCTTTTTGAAGTGCCTTTTCCCATGGGTAGCGGAGATGTGGCATGGAATATTGGTATAAGAGTGGAGGGAGGCACCGATGCCCTGCACGATTACGGCTCCGGAGGTAACTATATGGCCATGCCTGTAACCTACTATATGTCTTTTGATTCTGATGACAAAAGACGTGAAGTGACCTGCGGGTTATACATGATAACTAAAGAATTTACAATCGATTTTGTAAATAGTCCCATGAATATTTCACAGGGAAAATGGAGCCGTCACTTTCTGTCCGAACCTCCCGGGCCATCTACGGCCAAGGGAACCGGTATTAACTGGCCGATGATGCGCTATCCCGATGTACTCCTGATGTTCGCAGAGGCCGAAAATGAACTGAACGGCCCCACCGCCGCCGCACAGGAGGCATTGAAAAGAGTGCGTCAAAGGGCCTTTGCTCCCGAAGTCTGGACGGAAAAAGTAGATAACTATGTAGCACAGGCCGCCGCTTCCAAAACTGCTTTTTTCGATGCTATTGTAGACGAAAGGGCCTGGGAGTTCGGTGGAGAGATGATCCGGAAGTACGAACTGATCCGCTGGGGGATTTATGCCGAAAAAGTACAGGAAACCGTAGAAGGTTTAAAGAAAATGGCCGGCGATGCCAATAACGGAACAGGTGACGGACCGGATTATATGTACTGGAAAGTGAACGAAAGTGGTGATTTTGAAGTATTGAATCCCGATTTTAAGGTAGTGGCCCCGCCGGACGACACCTGGAACCGTACCGCATTTTTACTGGACCTTCATGACGATACCACCACCTATGACGAGTGGATCACAAGAGACTGGGAAAATTATATCAACGGACCCGCCGGCTCAGGCGTGGTGCGCTATATATTCCCCATACCGAATGAAGCGATAGAAAATAGCCGGGGAACACTGAGCAATAACGGTTATGGATTTTAA
- a CDS encoding DUF5123 domain-containing protein translates to MKTDNSIFNLKTLFLLGIGVLLFHACSDDDKASFEQTRLFRPVLNEPLYAEGNTIIADMGNLKEAIGYTLEVSRDTFATVEYTIETDTGYVEINKDLTGQELFWNTLYQVRATAHASDPEYDSKVSDLGNVKTERFPSILNIPETYDVTDVAARVTWTVAGSPVTGIKVFAPDDLYLEDPLFDEVAVPEEGRETGEAIVEGLEPETEYQVAIYSDEELRGWVNYTTREALPSGENVIDLRESDDPMVLGETLQTAADGSIILLKRGMVYDMSQPPLLERSVEIRGGYGFVPELPTIEMGHHKGFDIADTGVESVVFNGVAIKGPFDGSFLFYLNSNGTLGELRYENCKIGPLRGGVRTKDGAGTIDKITMNNIVVDSLESYNLIYMEKSDWTIGDIHISNSTFSNIGSSFIRSNSVNDTRSIIVESSTFYEVAHSGRNIFDWGQDGVNVTDGIVLRNNIWGRGWNTAGEEDYGIKGFNGLENTSFTLENNWGTEDLDIYSNEIPGFPNFTYGGPSEDLWVAPDNSDFNFGDSSFSGKYNAGDPRWRAEL, encoded by the coding sequence ATGAAAACAGATAATAGCATTTTTAACTTAAAGACGCTGTTCTTGCTGGGAATAGGAGTCCTGCTTTTCCATGCGTGCAGCGACGACGATAAGGCATCATTCGAGCAAACCAGGCTGTTCCGCCCGGTTCTTAACGAACCCCTCTATGCAGAAGGGAATACCATTATTGCGGATATGGGAAACCTCAAGGAAGCTATCGGGTATACCCTTGAGGTGAGCCGCGATACCTTTGCTACCGTAGAATATACTATAGAGACCGATACCGGTTATGTGGAGATCAATAAAGACCTTACCGGCCAGGAACTGTTCTGGAATACCCTTTACCAGGTACGGGCCACGGCACATGCCTCAGATCCGGAATACGACAGCAAGGTGTCTGATCTGGGAAATGTAAAAACAGAGCGTTTCCCCTCCATTCTGAATATCCCTGAAACCTATGATGTCACCGATGTAGCGGCCAGGGTAACCTGGACGGTAGCTGGATCGCCCGTAACGGGGATAAAGGTATTTGCACCGGATGATCTTTACCTGGAAGACCCGCTCTTTGATGAAGTCGCTGTCCCGGAAGAAGGACGGGAAACAGGAGAAGCCATTGTGGAGGGGCTGGAGCCCGAAACCGAATACCAGGTAGCGATCTACAGCGACGAAGAACTCCGGGGATGGGTCAACTATACCACCAGGGAAGCCTTGCCTTCCGGTGAAAATGTAATTGACCTCCGGGAAAGCGATGACCCCATGGTCCTGGGCGAAACCCTGCAGACCGCCGCCGATGGAAGTATAATCCTGCTTAAAAGGGGAATGGTCTACGATATGTCCCAGCCCCCCTTACTGGAAAGATCTGTTGAAATTCGCGGAGGCTACGGTTTTGTCCCTGAGTTGCCAACAATTGAAATGGGGCACCATAAAGGTTTTGATATTGCTGATACCGGTGTGGAATCTGTAGTATTTAATGGAGTGGCCATAAAAGGCCCATTCGATGGTTCTTTCCTGTTCTATCTTAACAGTAACGGAACTTTAGGGGAATTACGCTATGAGAATTGTAAAATAGGTCCGCTTAGGGGAGGTGTGCGAACTAAAGACGGAGCAGGAACTATTGATAAAATTACAATGAACAATATCGTAGTGGATAGCCTGGAGAGTTATAATCTAATTTATATGGAAAAATCGGACTGGACTATAGGGGATATTCATATTTCAAATTCAACTTTTTCTAATATAGGAAGCAGTTTTATAAGAAGTAATAGTGTTAATGATACCCGTTCAATAATAGTGGAATCCTCAACCTTTTACGAAGTTGCACACAGCGGAAGGAACATTTTCGATTGGGGCCAGGACGGGGTCAATGTCACCGACGGTATTGTGTTACGTAACAATATATGGGGGCGTGGCTGGAACACGGCCGGTGAGGAAGATTACGGTATCAAAGGGTTTAATGGTCTTGAGAATACAAGTTTCACTCTGGAAAATAACTGGGGCACGGAAGATCTGGATATTTATTCCAATGAGATCCCCGGGTTTCCGAATTTCACTTATGGCGGTCCCTCCGAAGACCTTTGGGTTGCCCCCGATAATAGTGACTTTAATTTTGGAGATTCGAGTTTCTCCGGGAAGTACAATGCCGGTGACCCGCGCTGGAGAGCGGAACTCTGA
- a CDS encoding pectate lyase family protein, with amino-acid sequence MKIRNYIIMAVTGLVLACSAEDATGIGNNDDPAGENGDQEEVTEDPVQVEEEAYAFPGAEGFGRNTTGGRGGKVLFVTNLNDSGEGSFRAAVNESGPRYILFKVSGNIELKSRLNISNGNLTIAGQTAPGDGICIKDYPVVIDADNIIIRFLRFRMGDEAEQEADALESRFHKNIIIDHCSLSWSTDETATFYSNENTTLQWCFITESLRNSVHGKGAHGYGGIWGGKRASFHHNLLAHHDSRNPRLGERADESFALTDLVDLRNNVVYNWQGNSAYGGEAMNVNIVNCYYKPGPATTKTERIISIDKSKNEDSEVYDVWGKFYIDGNYMEGSARATDDNWEYGVYNQFHHSYGEVPDEDKAAMRLPEPHDIENNVTTHSAQEAYEKVLDFGGASLSRDAVDARIAEEVRTASYTYEGSNGSTNGIIDTQADVGGWPALESLDPARDTSGDGMPDEWKEKMKLDPEADNPNGNELSTAYDNIEVYMNSLVEAITENQN; translated from the coding sequence ATGAAGATCAGGAATTATATCATAATGGCTGTGACCGGACTGGTCCTGGCCTGCAGTGCTGAAGATGCGACGGGTATCGGCAATAATGACGATCCCGCCGGAGAGAACGGAGACCAGGAAGAGGTTACGGAAGATCCCGTACAGGTCGAAGAAGAAGCCTATGCCTTTCCCGGGGCCGAAGGCTTTGGCCGTAATACAACCGGAGGCAGGGGAGGAAAAGTACTGTTCGTAACCAATTTGAACGACAGCGGTGAAGGCAGCTTTAGGGCCGCTGTGAATGAAAGCGGCCCCCGTTACATCTTATTTAAGGTGTCGGGAAATATCGAATTAAAGTCGAGGCTGAACATCAGCAACGGGAACCTGACCATTGCCGGACAGACAGCACCGGGCGACGGTATCTGCATTAAGGACTACCCCGTGGTTATTGATGCCGATAATATAATTATCCGCTTTCTGAGGTTCAGGATGGGCGACGAAGCTGAACAGGAAGCCGATGCCCTGGAATCGCGGTTTCATAAAAACATCATCATCGACCATTGTTCGCTGAGCTGGAGTACTGACGAAACGGCAACCTTTTATTCCAATGAAAATACCACCCTGCAATGGTGCTTTATCACGGAAAGCCTGAGGAATTCCGTGCACGGTAAGGGAGCACATGGCTATGGCGGTATCTGGGGCGGTAAAAGGGCCTCTTTTCACCACAACCTGCTGGCCCATCACGACAGCAGGAACCCGAGACTTGGCGAAAGAGCAGATGAGTCCTTTGCACTTACCGACCTGGTAGACCTCAGGAACAATGTGGTCTACAACTGGCAGGGCAACAGCGCCTACGGGGGCGAGGCCATGAATGTCAACATCGTGAACTGCTATTACAAACCCGGGCCGGCAACAACCAAGACCGAACGCATCATTTCCATTGATAAGAGCAAAAATGAAGATTCGGAGGTTTATGATGTCTGGGGCAAGTTCTACATAGACGGTAATTATATGGAAGGAAGCGCACGTGCCACCGATGATAATTGGGAATACGGTGTGTACAACCAGTTTCACCACAGTTACGGTGAAGTTCCGGACGAAGACAAAGCGGCCATGCGCCTGCCGGAACCTCATGATATTGAAAATAATGTAACCACCCATTCCGCACAGGAAGCCTATGAAAAAGTGCTGGATTTCGGCGGAGCGTCATTGTCCAGGGATGCCGTGGATGCGCGGATAGCGGAGGAAGTCCGTACGGCCTCCTACACCTATGAAGGATCGAACGGAAGCACCAACGGGATTATTGATACCCAGGCCGATGTTGGCGGATGGCCCGCACTGGAAAGCCTGGACCCCGCCAGGGATACTTCCGGTGACGGGATGCCGGACGAATGGAAAGAGAAAATGAAACTGGACCCCGAAGCGGATAACCCGAACGGAAATGAGTTGAGTACGGCATATGACAATATCGAAGTATATATGAACAGCTTGGTAGAAGCGATCACAGAAAACCAGAATTAA
- a CDS encoding pectinesterase family protein, protein MKLYFIFLFSIISLISCETSSTGIGEQESVSEDKSTEETPDEDPGKSPEEEPEYDYVVAKDNSGDFTSVQEAFDAIPDNSAERIAVYVKNGTYEEVIMLDQNKNNVSLIGESVEGVILTYDNYSGKENPDTGETYGTTNSASFFIYGENFYAHNITFENAAGPVGQALAISIRGDYGGDKAVFDNCRFLGHQDTLFGSEGRQYFKDCYIEGTTDFIFGSSTAFFDNCHLHTKGGSAITAASTEAYVAFGYVFSNCKITGTNNHITTLGRPWRPYAAVAYLNTEMSASVKPEGWDNWGNEENEETARYAEYNSTGDGAAPGQRVAWIKFLTDEEAKLYTVENVLKTTYSDPPVVDNWNPLELVGAYDH, encoded by the coding sequence ATGAAACTTTACTTCATATTTCTTTTCTCGATAATCTCTCTGATATCTTGCGAGACCTCAAGTACCGGAATAGGGGAGCAGGAATCCGTCTCAGAGGACAAATCTACCGAAGAAACCCCGGACGAAGACCCCGGTAAAAGTCCTGAAGAAGAACCGGAATACGATTATGTAGTGGCAAAGGACAACAGCGGTGATTTTACCTCGGTGCAGGAAGCATTCGATGCAATTCCCGATAATTCAGCCGAAAGAATTGCTGTTTATGTGAAAAACGGAACGTATGAGGAAGTAATTATGCTCGACCAGAATAAAAATAACGTTTCCCTTATTGGCGAAAGTGTTGAGGGCGTTATTCTTACTTATGACAATTATAGCGGTAAGGAGAATCCGGATACCGGGGAAACCTACGGAACGACCAACTCGGCCAGTTTTTTTATTTACGGGGAGAATTTTTACGCCCATAACATCACTTTTGAAAATGCTGCCGGCCCTGTAGGACAAGCACTGGCCATTTCCATCAGGGGCGATTACGGTGGAGATAAGGCCGTGTTTGATAACTGCAGGTTTTTGGGGCACCAGGATACACTGTTCGGTTCTGAAGGGAGGCAATATTTTAAGGATTGCTACATAGAAGGAACTACTGATTTTATTTTCGGAAGCTCAACGGCATTTTTCGACAACTGTCACCTGCATACCAAGGGAGGAAGTGCCATTACCGCAGCTTCTACCGAAGCATATGTAGCCTTCGGTTATGTGTTCAGTAATTGTAAGATCACAGGAACAAATAACCATATTACTACCCTGGGCCGTCCCTGGCGACCTTATGCGGCAGTCGCCTATTTAAACACTGAGATGTCTGCTTCCGTTAAACCCGAAGGGTGGGATAACTGGGGGAATGAAGAAAACGAAGAAACTGCCCGTTATGCGGAATATAATTCTACAGGAGACGGGGCAGCCCCCGGTCAGCGTGTAGCGTGGATAAAATTCCTGACTGACGAAGAAGCAAAGTTGTATACCGTGGAGAATGTATTGAAAACAACATATTCAGACCCGCCTGTGGTTGATAACTGGAATCCGCTGGAGCTTGTAGGGGCATACGACCATTAA
- a CDS encoding pectate lyase family protein, which translates to MHVISESIKTVFLVGMLLMSCWQTNAQLPAFPGAEGFGRYATGGRGGLVYVVTNLNDSGEGSLRKGILKKGPRIIVFAVSGTIALKSKLDINNGDLTILGQTAPGKGITIKGYPVSVKSDNVIVRYLRLRMGDSHKIEGDALGGRGVEQVIIDHCSISWAIDENVSFYRNRNFTMQWCIVSEALNASVHHKGEHGYGGIWGGINASFHHNLIASNKSRNPRFSGSGSTKNPEDEFVDFRNNVIFNWQINSIYGGERGTYNVVNNYFKPGPATEASKRERIINPSEPYGKFYVDGNYMEGSAKVSANNWDGGVQCDDYKATRLVKEVPVNNITTQPAEVAFGKVLDDAGASIKRDEVDRRIIREVKNGKPVFGNGIIDSQEDVGGWPEIKTERIKTDRDKDGIPDRWEKDHGLDPGENDADQYTLHEAYTNIEVYANTLIPGS; encoded by the coding sequence ATGCATGTAATTTCAGAATCGATAAAGACTGTTTTCCTGGTCGGGATGCTGCTGATGAGTTGTTGGCAAACTAATGCCCAGCTACCGGCATTCCCCGGTGCCGAAGGTTTCGGCAGGTATGCCACCGGAGGTCGGGGCGGACTCGTATATGTCGTTACGAATCTGAATGATTCCGGAGAGGGAAGTCTGCGAAAAGGGATTCTTAAAAAAGGTCCCCGCATTATTGTTTTTGCCGTTTCGGGTACCATTGCTTTAAAGTCAAAACTGGATATTAACAACGGGGACCTGACCATTCTCGGGCAAACGGCCCCGGGAAAAGGGATTACCATTAAAGGATATCCCGTTAGTGTGAAAAGCGATAATGTAATAGTCAGGTACCTGCGTCTCAGAATGGGCGATAGCCACAAAATAGAAGGCGATGCCCTCGGGGGAAGAGGTGTGGAGCAGGTGATCATAGACCATTGTTCCATAAGCTGGGCGATAGATGAAAACGTATCTTTTTACAGGAACAGGAACTTTACAATGCAGTGGTGTATTGTATCCGAAGCCCTGAACGCATCCGTACACCACAAGGGGGAACATGGTTACGGCGGCATATGGGGTGGAATAAATGCCTCTTTTCACCATAACCTGATTGCAAGTAACAAAAGCCGGAACCCGCGTTTTAGCGGTTCGGGCAGCACAAAAAACCCGGAAGACGAATTTGTGGACTTCAGGAATAACGTTATTTTTAACTGGCAGATCAACAGTATTTACGGCGGGGAGCGGGGAACATACAATGTAGTGAACAATTATTTTAAACCCGGCCCCGCCACGGAAGCGTCAAAGAGGGAAAGGATCATTAATCCGTCCGAACCTTACGGGAAATTCTATGTTGACGGCAATTATATGGAGGGTTCCGCAAAGGTCTCTGCGAATAACTGGGATGGCGGTGTACAGTGCGATGATTATAAGGCCACGCGCCTGGTTAAGGAGGTCCCGGTGAACAACATCACCACCCAACCTGCGGAAGTGGCCTTCGGAAAGGTACTCGACGATGCCGGCGCCAGTATAAAAAGGGATGAGGTGGACCGGAGGATTATCCGTGAAGTAAAAAACGGAAAGCCCGTCTTTGGAAATGGCATTATCGATTCCCAGGAAGATGTGGGCGGATGGCCGGAAATAAAAACAGAAAGGATAAAGACAGATCGTGATAAAGACGGTATCCCCGACCGATGGGAAAAAGACCACGGACTGGACCCCGGTGAAAACGATGCGGATCAATATACGTTACACGAGGCTTATACGAATATCGAAGTATATGCGAATACGCTGATACCCGGTTCCTGA
- a CDS encoding glycoside hydrolase family 28 protein, giving the protein MPLCLQSCKNTKENKQAVKKEVVDPADEVIKNIVVPEFPDKTFAITDFGAVGDGTTLNTDAFKEAIAACHEAGGGKVVVPSGKFLTGPIHLKSNVNLHTEEGAVVLFSTNTEDYLPVVHTSYEGVELMNYSPLIYAYRQKNIAVTGKGVFNGQAGNSNWWPWCGSKDYGYVEGAPHQRNEQNLPRLRKMNDEGTPVEERVFGKGHHLRPTFFEPFECENVWVQGVTFTNAPFWVMHPIKSNSVTVDGVTVKSHGPNNDGCDPEYAKNVHIKNCVFDTGDDCIAIKSGRNNDGRRVNIPSENIVVEDCDMKDGHGGVVMGSEISAGVRNVYVRNCTMDSPNLDRAIRIKTNTLRGGFVENVYVNNIQVGQVKEAVLKINTHYAIYEDQEGEYMPAIKNIHLKDVTVKNSGKYGILIRGREASKVRNVSFENVSISGAKTAMSVENSEPVKFINTTINGKKYDTE; this is encoded by the coding sequence ATGCCTTTGTGCCTACAATCGTGTAAGAACACCAAAGAAAATAAGCAGGCCGTAAAAAAAGAGGTAGTCGACCCTGCCGATGAGGTTATTAAGAATATTGTAGTCCCCGAATTTCCGGACAAGACGTTCGCCATTACCGATTTCGGGGCGGTAGGAGACGGAACCACCTTGAATACGGATGCATTTAAAGAAGCCATCGCCGCATGTCACGAGGCCGGGGGCGGAAAGGTGGTTGTGCCTTCCGGTAAATTCCTTACCGGGCCGATCCACCTTAAAAGCAACGTAAACCTGCATACCGAAGAAGGTGCGGTGGTCCTCTTCAGTACAAATACGGAAGATTACCTGCCTGTTGTTCATACTTCCTATGAAGGGGTGGAATTGATGAACTATTCCCCGCTTATTTATGCCTATCGGCAAAAGAACATTGCCGTGACCGGTAAAGGGGTCTTTAACGGCCAGGCCGGTAACTCGAACTGGTGGCCGTGGTGTGGCAGCAAAGACTATGGCTATGTCGAAGGAGCTCCCCACCAGAGGAATGAACAAAACCTGCCGCGTTTGCGAAAGATGAATGACGAAGGAACCCCGGTAGAAGAACGGGTTTTCGGAAAGGGACATCATCTGAGACCCACTTTTTTCGAGCCTTTTGAATGCGAAAATGTGTGGGTACAGGGCGTTACTTTTACCAATGCCCCTTTTTGGGTGATGCACCCCATAAAGTCGAACAGCGTTACTGTTGACGGGGTAACTGTAAAAAGCCACGGGCCCAACAATGACGGTTGTGACCCGGAATATGCCAAAAATGTTCACATTAAGAACTGTGTATTTGATACCGGGGACGATTGTATAGCCATAAAATCGGGAAGAAACAACGATGGCCGGCGCGTCAATATCCCCAGCGAAAATATTGTGGTGGAAGACTGCGATATGAAAGACGGCCACGGCGGGGTGGTTATGGGAAGTGAGATCTCTGCCGGGGTCAGAAACGTATATGTTCGTAATTGTACCATGGACAGTCCGAACCTCGACAGGGCTATCCGGATAAAAACCAATACCCTGAGGGGCGGATTTGTAGAGAACGTTTACGTCAATAATATTCAGGTCGGCCAGGTGAAGGAAGCGGTGCTGAAGATCAATACCCATTACGCGATCTACGAGGATCAGGAAGGCGAATACATGCCTGCCATAAAAAATATTCACCTGAAAGATGTTACGGTGAAGAACAGTGGCAAATACGGCATCCTGATCAGGGGACGGGAAGCGTCGAAAGTCCGGAATGTAAGTTTTGAGAATGTCAGTATCAGTGGTGCCAAAACTGCGATGTCAGTAGAGAATTCGGAGCCCGTTAAATTTATAAATACAACCATTAACGGTAAAAAATATGATACAGAATAA
- a CDS encoding rhamnogalacturonan acetylesterase, producing MKKEWRLLLLAVCLSCFGLTAFRGKKDPVVVYLIGDSTMADYSNNYEPGKDYMKTRYPVTGWGQVFQPFMSADSLYKVGKLIKADSVLVNDRARGGRSTRTFFQEGRWRSVYENLKKNDIVIMQFGHNDAAENKPERYVNTEGYKEFLRLYVSQTRQKGAYPIILTPVARNYPWEDGRLHNVHGAYDRAAKDVAKELDVMLIDLNQRSMDRFTEKGKEYVTKNYFMNLPAGVYEAYPEGQHDNTHFQPEGATEVARLVFEGMQELNVRK from the coding sequence ATGAAAAAGGAATGGCGTTTATTACTGCTGGCGGTATGCCTTTCGTGTTTTGGTCTCACCGCATTTCGAGGTAAAAAGGACCCGGTAGTGGTTTACCTGATCGGGGATTCTACCATGGCAGATTACAGCAATAATTACGAACCGGGAAAGGACTACATGAAAACGAGATATCCCGTAACAGGTTGGGGACAGGTATTTCAGCCTTTTATGAGTGCCGACAGCCTTTACAAGGTCGGGAAATTAATAAAGGCTGACAGCGTACTTGTTAATGACAGGGCGCGCGGAGGCCGTAGTACGCGTACTTTTTTCCAGGAAGGCCGGTGGCGTTCCGTGTATGAAAACCTGAAGAAAAACGATATTGTGATCATGCAGTTCGGGCATAATGACGCTGCCGAAAACAAACCCGAGAGGTATGTGAACACAGAAGGATACAAGGAATTTTTAAGGCTTTACGTATCACAAACCCGGCAGAAAGGGGCATATCCCATCATTCTAACACCCGTGGCGCGCAATTATCCGTGGGAAGACGGGAGGCTCCATAATGTGCACGGCGCTTATGACCGGGCGGCAAAAGACGTGGCAAAAGAACTGGATGTGATGTTGATTGATCTGAATCAAAGATCGATGGACCGCTTTACCGAAAAAGGAAAAGAGTACGTCACCAAAAATTATTTTATGAACCTTCCTGCCGGTGTTTATGAGGCCTATCCCGAAGGTCAGCATGATAATACGCACTTTCAGCCCGAAGGGGCAACGGAAGTGGCCCGGTTGGTTTTTGAAGGAATGCAGGAATTAAATGTACGTAAATAA
- a CDS encoding alpha/beta hydrolase, producing the protein MKITRYIWLCLIFLETGNAFAQEKIEARPYTVQTTYRKLKKYYPHIAPVEELRDDAITTSENITYRKINGTCLQMDIYRPAEKIKGGTPAILLIHGGGWISGSRENQKAMARCLAKAGFVTATVSYRLSSEASYPAAVLDIKAAVRWLRKKAGKYAIDPGKIAILGTSAGAQLATLVGVTPENGLFREGKPKYSDRVQAIINVDGIVSFIHPEAEEGKYAAYWLGGPKAENVQKWKEASPLEYVDENTPPALFVNSAQPRFHAGRDDMIKIMEKHGIYSEVHTIPGSPHSFWLVQPWFEETLNYNIAFLKKVFKK; encoded by the coding sequence ATGAAGATAACCCGGTACATATGGCTTTGCCTGATTTTTCTTGAAACGGGAAACGCGTTTGCCCAGGAAAAGATCGAAGCCCGGCCATATACCGTTCAGACCACGTACCGTAAACTCAAAAAGTATTATCCTCACATCGCACCGGTTGAGGAATTACGGGATGATGCGATCACAACAAGTGAAAACATTACCTATCGGAAAATTAACGGTACCTGCCTACAAATGGATATCTACCGCCCGGCTGAAAAAATAAAAGGCGGAACCCCTGCGATCCTGCTGATACATGGAGGAGGATGGATATCCGGAAGCAGGGAAAACCAGAAGGCAATGGCCCGGTGTCTGGCAAAAGCGGGATTTGTGACTGCCACGGTTTCGTACAGGTTGAGTTCGGAGGCATCGTATCCCGCTGCTGTGCTGGATATCAAGGCTGCTGTCCGGTGGCTGCGCAAAAAAGCCGGAAAGTATGCGATCGATCCCGGGAAGATAGCAATTTTGGGCACTTCTGCCGGTGCCCAACTGGCCACCCTTGTAGGCGTCACACCGGAAAATGGGTTGTTCAGGGAAGGAAAACCGAAATATTCAGACAGGGTGCAGGCCATTATTAATGTAGACGGTATAGTGTCTTTCATACATCCGGAGGCGGAGGAAGGGAAATATGCAGCCTACTGGCTGGGCGGACCAAAAGCGGAAAATGTTCAGAAATGGAAAGAAGCTTCGCCACTGGAATACGTCGATGAAAACACACCGCCCGCACTTTTTGTAAACAGTGCGCAGCCCAGGTTCCATGCCGGGAGGGATGACATGATCAAAATAATGGAGAAACACGGTATATACAGCGAGGTCCATACCATTCCCGGTTCGCCGCATTCCTTTTGGCTCGTGCAACCGTGGTTTGAAGAAACACTTAACTACAACATAGCCTTTCTGAAGAAGGTATTTAAAAAGTAA